The following are encoded together in the Anopheles nili chromosome 3, idAnoNiliSN_F5_01, whole genome shotgun sequence genome:
- the LOC128726088 gene encoding uncharacterized protein LOC128726088, with amino-acid sequence MKSVEIERKAITTGKLRERCLRSRNKRKSKRKKNSRISKRMWSIRDSTPISQGHNYPKSNYLSPTFTWPRLTDSGACAEFRMGYAQNIWIRTYRHILQWHCKHQRNYWSQYAQQLKAENQHLKRQIFCPTFTYGCGSNDYHETNLEHHGKCDPFGDTDEENENEMHAVNRDYNQRQLSFGAERCIEPDFDEEFLAFMEVSARHRLEHRRLKNMSA; translated from the exons ATGAAAAGTGTAGAAATTGAACGTAAAGCAATAACCACCGGAAAGCTGCGTGAAAGGTGTTTGCGATCACGGAACAAACGtaagagcaaacgaaaaaagaatagCCGTATTTCTAAACGGATGTGGTCTATACGAGACTCCACACCTATTAGCCAAGGACACAATTATCCAAAGAGCAATTATTTGTCTCCAACGTTCACATGGCCACGTCTAACCGACAGCGGTGCATGTGCTGAGTTTCGTATGGGGTATGCTCAGAACATATGGATCCGTACATACAGACATATTCTGCAATGGCACTGTAAACACCAGAGAAACTACTGGAGTCAATATGCTCAACAGCTAAAGGCAGAAAATCAACACCTTAAACGCCAAATTTTCTGCCCCACATTCACATACGGATGTGGTAGCAATGATTATCACGAAACGAATTTAGAACACCACGGCAAGTGCGATCCTTTTGGTGATACtgacgaagaaaatgaaaatgagatGCATG CTGTAAATAGGGACTATAATCAAAGGCAACTAAGCTTTGGAGCTGAGCGATGCATTGAGCCAGACTTCGATGAAGAATTTCTTGCATTCATGGAGGTGTCCGCTCGACATCGGCTTGAGCATCGGCGATTAAAAAATATGAGTGCTTAA